The segment ATTATAGACAGGGATCACCGTATTGAGTGGATGAATAACAAGGCGGTTGAATGGCTGGGCAACCTCAAAATAGGAGAAAGGCGAAAATGTTATAGGACCATAGCATATTCTACAAGTTTCTGTAATGTATGTCCTACCGGTAAAACACTTGACAGCGGAATACCAACCCATTACGAATTTCATCTCCCCACTGACATATTTCTTGAATCACCCAAAAACAGAACCAAAAACAAAAAACCTACTGATTTTGAAGTAATAGGCATCCCTGTATTTGATGAGTATGGCAATGTATTAAGGGTCTTGGAACTTATTCTTGATGCTACTGAAAAATCTATTAAGAGGATAAGATCAGAGGAACTGATGGCACAGATAGAAAAGATGGCTGCAGTAGGACAACTTGCAGCAGGGGTTGCCCATGAATTAAACACACCCCTTGCAACAATATATATCATATCTCAGGAGTTAAGATGCATAATGGATGGAATGGCAAAGGGTAAAATTAAAAAAGAAGAAATGAATGATTATCTTGAAGATATAGATGGTGAAATCAAAAGATGTCAGATAATCATAAACGACCTTTTAAGTTTTTCTAAAAAGGTCGAGCCAGAATGGATGGAGACTGATTTGAACAAGGTATTAATAAATGTTGTGCATCTTATTCAAAAGGGAGAGATTTATAAAAATGTATACATAGTGAAAAAGTTGGATAAATCTCTCCCTGTTATAAATACCGACCCCGAAAGATTCAAACAAGTTGCATTTAATATCATTAAAAATGCTGCAGAGGCTGTAATGGATAGAAAAGACGGCAATGTTTTGGTATCTACGAAAAGAGATGGCTGTTTTATTAAGGTCATTGTCTCGGATAATGGAGATGGGATATCAAGGGAAAACTTAAAAAAGATATTTGAGCCGTTCTTTACTACAAAACCTGTTGGTAAGGGCACAGGGTTGGGACTTTCTGTTAGTTATGGGATTATAAAAAATTTAAAAGGAGATATAAAGATAGAAAGTGAGGTTGGGGTTGGCACAAATGTTTCTATCTCTTTACCTATTGAGTAGCAGATGAAAATACTTATAGTTGATGATGATGAGGTTTTTAGAAAGCATGTAACAAAAGCCCTTGCAAGAAGGGGTTATGGGGTTGGTGCTGCTGCGAGTGGAGAAGATGGTGTGCAGATTGCGGAAAATGAAATCTTCAATATAGCCTTTATAGACATGAATATGATGGGACTAAACGGTATTGATGTTATAAGAGAATTGAAGGAGATACAACCAGCATTAAGATGCATTATTCTAACCGGATATGGAAGTATATCAAATGCTGTTGAGGCTGTGAAAGCAGGCGCATACAACTACCTCACAAAACCATGCAGTATAGATGAGATAGAGGAGAGTATTATAAAGGTTGATACTGCAAAGATTTCAAATGAAGAAGATAAACTTTGCTTGGGAAATTATCACGGCATTGTTGGTAAAACCAGCGGGATACAGAGGGTGATTTCTACCATTCATAAGATTAAGGATTCCATGCTCCCTGTTCTAATCTGCGGCGAGAGTGGAACAGGTAAGGAACTCACAGCAAGGGCACTGCATTTTGACAGTCAAAGAAAGGAAAAGCCTTTTGTTGCAATAAACTGTGCCTCTCTGAAACCGGAACTTTTAGAAAATGAACTATTCGGTCATATAAAAGGGGCATTCACAGGCGCTGTAGACAGCAAGAACGGACTTTTAAAAGTGGCTGATGGCGGAACATTGTTTATTGACGAAATAGGAGACATGAACCCTATCATTCAGGCAAGCATGTTAAGATTCCTTGAAACAGGTGTATTCAGACCCCTGGGTTCTACAAGAGAAATAAAGGTTGATGTAAGGATAATAGCGGCTATAAATAAGAATATAGAAGAAGAGGTAAAGGCAAAGAGGTTCAGGCACGACCTCTACTACAGGTTAAATGTATGCAGAATTGATATTCCGCCTTTAAGGGAGAGAAGGGAGGATATACCAGCCATTGTAGATTATTTCCTTAAATCATCCTCTATAGCAAAGGAAAGATCAATTACACTTTCCAATAGTGCAATTGATGCAATGCTATCATATAATTGGACAGGAAATATCCGGGAACTTTTTAATACACTTAACAGGGCAATCCTTCTCTCTAATGAACCTGTCATAACATGCAGGTCTATAACATCCCTTCTTTCTTCCAAATCAA is part of the Deltaproteobacteria bacterium genome and harbors:
- a CDS encoding sigma-54-dependent Fis family transcriptional regulator, whose product is MKILIVDDDEVFRKHVTKALARRGYGVGAAASGEDGVQIAENEIFNIAFIDMNMMGLNGIDVIRELKEIQPALRCIILTGYGSISNAVEAVKAGAYNYLTKPCSIDEIEESIIKVDTAKISNEEDKLCLGNYHGIVGKTSGIQRVISTIHKIKDSMLPVLICGESGTGKELTARALHFDSQRKEKPFVAINCASLKPELLENELFGHIKGAFTGAVDSKNGLLKVADGGTLFIDEIGDMNPIIQASMLRFLETGVFRPLGSTREIKVDVRIIAAINKNIEEEVKAKRFRHDLYYRLNVCRIDIPPLRERREDIPAIVDYFLKSSSIAKERSITLSNSAIDAMLSYNWTGNIRELFNTLNRAILLSNEPVITCRSITSLLSSKSNVVSKPSMLYEMEKKCLLENLNANKWNITLTAKLLGIDRRTLQRKISMYQLR